A single window of Gossypium arboreum isolate Shixiya-1 chromosome 13, ASM2569848v2, whole genome shotgun sequence DNA harbors:
- the LOC108463195 gene encoding probable serine/threonine-protein kinase WNK11: MMPGVNQDQSDKDSEPFVEIDPTGRYGRYSELLGSGAVKKVYRAFDQEEGIEVAWNQVKLRNFSNDPSMIDRLYSEVRLLRSLTNRNIISLYNVWRDEEHNTLNFITEVCTSGNLREYRKKHRQVSIKALKKWSKQILKGLDYLHTHDPCIIHRDLNCSNVFVNGNTGQVKIGDLGMAAIVGKSHSAHSILGTPEFMAPELYEEHYTELIDIYSFGMCLLEMVTLEIPYSECENVGKIYKKVSSGVRPQAMSKVRDEDVKEFIERCLAQPRSRPSAAELLKDPFFYEVVDDDDDDDDDDENA; encoded by the exons ATG ATGCCTGGTGTGAATCAAGACCAATCCGACAAGGATTCCGAACCCTTTGTCGAGATCGATCCCACCGGCCGTTACGGTCGTTACAGTGAACTTCTGGGATCGGGCGCTGTCAAAAAAGTATACCGAGCATTTGATCAAGAAGAAGGCATTGAAGTTGCATGGAACCAAGTCAAACTAAGAAACTTCTCCAACGATCCCTCGATGATCGACAGGCTTTATTCGGAGGTTCGTCTTTTAAGATCGTTAACCAACAGGAACATAATCTCGTTGTACAATGTTTGGCGAGACGAAGAGCATAACACATTGAACTTCATAACTGAAGTTTGCACTTCCGGGAATTTGAGGGAGTATAGGAAAAAACATAGGCAAGTTTCAATAAAGGCATTGAAGAAATGGTCAAAGCAGATTTTGAAAGGCTTGGATTATTTGCATACCCACGATCCTTGTATTATCCACAGAGATCTTAATTGCAGCAATGTTTTTGTGAATGGCAACACTGGTCAG GTTAAGATTGGTGATTTGGGAATGGCTGCGATTGTGGGGAAGAGCCATTCAGCGCATTCAATCCTCGGGACACCGGAATTCATGGCGCCGGAGTTGTACGAGGAACATTACACCGAGCTCATCGACATATACTCATTCGGGATGTGTCTGCTAGAGATGGTGACCTTGGAAATCCCTTATAGCGAATGTGAAAATGTAGGCAAGATTTACAAGAAAGTTTCAAGTGGTGTGAGGCCTCAAGCCATGAGCAAGGTTAGAGATGAAGATGTTAAAGAATTCATCGAGAGATGCCTGGCTCAGCCTAGGTCGAGGCCGTCTGCCGCCGAGCTGCTTAAGGATCCATTTTTTTATGAAGTTGTTGATGAtgacgatgatgatgatgatgatgatgaaaatGCTTAA